The Paenibacillus sp. BIC5C1 DNA segment CTACGGTAGTCTTTGGTCTGATTGCTGACCAAATGGGAGTTCGGCTGGTGTATTTGATTGGTGGTGCCTTATTCATCATATCCTCTTTGTGCTCTTTCCGATTAAATAGAATCAAAGACTAAAATGATTGAATCAAAAAAAAGACGAGCAACATCTGCTCGTCTCCGCTGCTTCCGAACATTATCGAAGCAGCCCTTTTATTCTCAATCCAATCGGTAATCTGTCAACGGTTTGCCCTGTTTATAATACAACGCTGGTGACAGTATATTGAAGAAAATATGCACATCAGGCAAATCCGCTTCTTCCAAAATAGCCTGCATTGAGGAAGCAATCCGATTATGAATCTCCTGATCACGTTGGAACATCAAGATCTCTACTGAAGCCGGAGAAGGAGTAAGGGCTTGTACGTCATGACGTTCTGCCTTCATTCTCTCCCGCGGAATATTGGTAATCAATGCAAATTGCTCCGTGATGCGGGGTACAACTTCCTCCAGTTGGGGTCCTGTGAATCCTTTAAAACGAATAAACGGCATTGCTATCCCTTCAATCTCTATTATTAGTCTCTTATGTGATTTTAAGCACATTGTTTTCGGTTGTCAAATCTCTTTCATCATATCATTTTTTTCATAGAAACGCAGAAAAGCCCCGCTGAAGTCTCAGCGGAGCATACACGTAACCAGAATCTCACCTTGTTCTGTAGTGGCTTACAGCCAGAAAGATTTAGTGATGATTACGAGCAGGATGAAGAGTACCAGAATTGCGGCAGTGGAAGTACAAATACCGGTCCCTACTCCTCCAACATTATTACAACCGTATCCAACATTACTCATTTGATTGGCCTCCTTTGAATTTCAAGGTATGCCATAACATATGTCGATTCAAACATTAATGACCGG contains these protein-coding regions:
- a CDS encoding DUF1904 family protein; amino-acid sequence: MPFIRFKGFTGPQLEEVVPRITEQFALITNIPRERMKAERHDVQALTPSPASVEILMFQRDQEIHNRIASSMQAILEEADLPDVHIFFNILSPALYYKQGKPLTDYRLD
- a CDS encoding sporulation protein YjcZ, with amino-acid sequence MSNVGYGCNNVGGVGTGICTSTAAILVLFILLVIITKSFWL